The genomic region ATCGGCAGCCCTACCGCCACCGACACAAATAAAGTGGACCGATTAAGAGTCTTGCTGCATTCTTTCAGCACACTTTCCATATTCTGCGGTTTTACTGCAGCGATAACTACATCGCTTTTTTCTGCCAGCGCTTGAATCGACGGCATCGCGGTAACGGGATATTCGCCGCTCAACCTTTCTGTTAACTGCTTATTTATATCAAAGGCATAAACTTCATATTTCGTATGGTTGCTGAGAAGTCCCTTAATTATTGCACCTCCCATGTTACCTGTACCTATTACCCCTACTTTTACACCCATGCTTCTTCCTCCTCATTGCAGGCTAATAAATCATACTAAGCTGATCCCCCTGTTCGGGTTCAATATTTAGATGCTTATAAGCCAGCCGTGTCGCTTTTCTGCCTCTTGGCGTTTTTTGTATGAAACCTATCTGCATAAGGTACGGCTCATAAACATCCTCAATCGTGTCCGCTTCCTCGCCGGTGGCTGCCGCAAGCGTTTCGAGGCCTACCGGCCCTCCTCCGAATTTTTCGATTATGCATAACAATAAATTTCTGTCGGTACGGTCCAGCCCCATCTCGTCCACTTCAAGCGCATTCAGGGCATACCTTGCAATTTCCAGATCAATTTTCCCGTTGGAATGCACCTGAGCAAAATCCCTGATTCTTCGCAAAAGCCTGTTAGCCACTCTTGGTGTTCCCCTTGATCTGGAGGCTATTTCCATTGCCGCATCATCGTCAATCTCTATGTTTAATATGCCTGCCGAACGTTTGACTATTTTCTTCAGCTCTTCGTGAGTATACAGTTCCAGCCGGCATATAATTCCAAACCTGTCTCTTAAAGGGGAGGTTAAAAGCCCGGCCCTTGTAGTTGCGCCTATAAGCGTGAACTTTGAAAGCTCCAGCCGTATTGAACGGGCACTCGGGCCTTTTCCTATAATAATATCCAGCGCATAATCCTCCATTGCAGGATAAAGTATTTCTTCAACCGTGCGATTTAACCGGTGTATTTCATCAATGAACAACACATCATAAGGACTCAGGTTGGTTAATATAGCCGCCAGATCCCCGGGTTTTTCAATTGCAGGCCCTGAGGTTACCTTGAAATTAACACCCAGTTCCCTTGCTATTATCGCAGACAGGGTCGTTTTCCCCAAACCCGGCGGTCCGTATAAAAGCACATGATCGAGGGCTTCGTTTCGCTGTTTTGCGGCTTCAATGAAAACCATAAGATTCTCTTTTACCTTATCCTGCCCGATATATTCATCAAATGATCTTGGCCGCAGGTTTAACTCTTCTGAATCATCCCTGCGGAATTCGCAGCCCACAAGTCTTTCGTCCAAAATAAACGCCTCCAAATCTATTTATTAGCCGGCCAGGCTTTTCAGTGCATCCCGGATAATTGTCTCCAGGTCCTTTTCGGCATTGTAAACCGCAGCAACTGCCGCATTTGCCTGCTGGTTCGTATAGCCGAGCATTATAAGCGCACTGACC from Thermoclostridium stercorarium subsp. stercorarium DSM 8532 harbors:
- the ruvB gene encoding Holliday junction branch migration DNA helicase RuvB codes for the protein MDERLVGCEFRRDDSEELNLRPRSFDEYIGQDKVKENLMVFIEAAKQRNEALDHVLLYGPPGLGKTTLSAIIARELGVNFKVTSGPAIEKPGDLAAILTNLSPYDVLFIDEIHRLNRTVEEILYPAMEDYALDIIIGKGPSARSIRLELSKFTLIGATTRAGLLTSPLRDRFGIICRLELYTHEELKKIVKRSAGILNIEIDDDAAMEIASRSRGTPRVANRLLRRIRDFAQVHSNGKIDLEIARYALNALEVDEMGLDRTDRNLLLCIIEKFGGGPVGLETLAAATGEEADTIEDVYEPYLMQIGFIQKTPRGRKATRLAYKHLNIEPEQGDQLSMIY